Genomic segment of Novipirellula artificiosorum:
AGCGGCTGTCGACGCGCTACGACGTTTTCCCGCGGTGAACGCTGAGATTCGCGACGACAACGTTGTCTACCGACACTATCAAGATATCGGCATTGCGATCGGTGGTGGTAAGGGGTTGGTGGTTCCTGTTTTACGCAACGTCGAACGAATGTCGTTCGCAGGTATCGAAACCGCCATCAGTGACTTTGCGAAGCTGGCGGGGGAAAACCGCTTGCAACCCTCCGATTTGATGGGTGGGACCTTTACGATTAGTAATGGTGGTATCTATGGATCACTGCTGAGTACACCCATCGTCAACCCGCCCCAAAGCGGCATCCTCGGCTTGCACTCGATCCAAGATCGGCCGATCGCGGTCGATGGTGAGGTGGTCATTCGGCCGATGATGTACATCGCGCTGACTTACGATCACCGAATTGTCGACGGCCGCGAGGCGGTTGGCTTCTTGCGGGTCATCAAAGAGGTGATCGAAGATCCAGCACGGTTGTTCTTGGAACTTTAAGTAGTCCGCGAAGCTTCCGGGCGCACTGTGAATGCGACGGAAATTCTTGTCGGACGGGGAAGTCATGTGACTTCGACTACCGAGTGCGGTTCGGAGTGCTAGAATAGGACCCGTCATCAGCCGTTTGTGAGCTAACCGTGGTGCGCTGTCCGGGCGGATTCGCCGCGCTACGGGGCCCCTTTTGCAATTCCCTTGTTCCTTGAAGGTTGGATCCCATGAAAATGTCTGCTCGCGTATCACTCTCCTTGCTGCTTGGCGTTATGCTCACGTCACTCGGTTGTATCGAAGGCAAAACGACCTCCGAAACCGCAGAATCCACGACTGCCGGGGTGACCGCCGAAGACGCGACACCGCGAGAAACGATCGACAAGAAGACGCAAAAGGTGCTGAACTTGAAGGAAGCACTCGCCCACGGTGGGGTTTTGGCATCAACCAAGATCGAAGAAACCAACCCGCTGATGCAGAGTGCCGCGGCCTATCGGACCACGGTTGCAAAGGTCGGCGCGATGGCGGTCAAACACGCGATTGATATTCGAAATGCGCAGAGTATCAATGACCCGAAACCGCTGACGCATGACCAGTTCATGACGGAAATCGTCAAAAAGGGCCAGCCGGACGGGATCCAATTTGCCATGCTCCCGTACTACCAAGAATATGCTTGGGACGAAGACGGCCAACAGTTGGTTGTTGTCGATTTCCCCGCTCGCAAAGAAGAACGCGAAAAACAACGGTAACGTCCATGTCCAGGATTGCAGGTGTCTTACGGTTCAGCCTACTGTTTTTTGCTCTTTCGCCCATCGTGTTTGCGGAGCGACCGATAACGGTTGCCCCCGAATTGTTGTGGAAGATCCAGCAGCGGGCGGATCTCGAGTACCTTGCCGGTGAGGAACTTCGCGGTCGTGGAGTCGATGACGATTCCATCGACGTGGCGGCGAAATACATCGCCAATCGGTTTCGCGAAGCCGGTCTGAAAACCGATCTGTTTCAGGACCAGCCATTTCAGAAGCTTGAAATTCCGGTCGGAGCGAGAGCAGGCGAATTCGCAAACAACCAGGTGCGTCTACAGATCACCCCGGCGTCGCAGGAACCGCAAGGATCGAACGAGCAGAGACAACCAGTGCTTGACGTCGTCGAAACCCTCGGGGAGGGGATGAACCCCTTGGCGATCGGCTCGGTGGCGGGCGACTATCGAGGCGAAGTGGTGTTTGTCGGATATGGCATCACAGCGCCCAAACTCGGGTACGACGATTACGCGAACGTCGATGCAGAAGGCAAAGCGGTGATCCTGCTGAGGAAGGAACCCGGCATGATGGATCCCGACAGCCCGTTTGATGGCACCAAGACGACCCAGCATGCTTTCTATCAAACCAAAGTCGAAAATGCGATCAAGCATGGGGCCGCTGCGGTTTTGTTTGTCAACGATCCAGGCAGCATTGCAGCAAGCATCGTGATGGCGGAAGATCAGATACGACGGGAAACCGTTCGTCGCGACGCCATGCGAAAACAACTCGAGGAGCTCCCTGGTGAGGCGATCCATCTTCGCGAAACGCTTCGCAAGCGGATCGAGAGCATCGGCCCGATCATGGAGGGTCTAAGTCAGGAATTGGAGCAATGCCGGCGAGGTGTTTTAGCCACGACCGAGGCAGGTGGGTTTCCCGTCAAAATCAGCCGCAGCGGTATCAAGAACGACAAGAATAAACTGGCGATTCCGGTGCTCTCGATTGCCCGTGACACCATCGACTTGTTGTTGAGCCGGTCGCTTCAGCGTTCCCTTGTGGAAATCGAAAACACCATCGACCAGTCCTATCAGCCTCGGAGCACCCTATTGAGCGGTGTGGTCGTCGATCTTCGTGTGGAACTGAAACCGGCCAATGCGAGTACCTCGAACGTTGTCGGCGAGATCCCTGGTCGTGGTGATTTGGCGAGCGAATCGATCGTGCTCGGGGCTCATTACGATCACGTTGGCATGGGAGGCTATGGTTCCTTGGCCCCTGGAACGGTGGCCATCCACAACGGTGCTGACGACAATGCCAGTGGCACGGTGACGGTGATGGCCGCGGCTGGCTTGCTATCAAAACGGCTGCAAGGGATCGAATCGCACCGGCGTGTTGTGATGATTGCATTCACTGGCGAAGAGCGAGGTCTACTCGGCAGCCGTCACTACGTGGATCATCCCCGCTTTCCGCTCGATTCGACCGTGACGATGATCAATTTGGACATGGTGGGGCGGTTGCGCGACAACGAGCTGACGATTTATGGGACCGGCAGTGGCGAGGGGCTGGATCGCTTGGTGGAGAATGTGAATCGCCAGTACCAATTCGATATCAATCCAGTGCAAACGGGATACGGTCCGAGTGACCACCAGTCGTTTTATCAGGCTGGGATTCCGGTTCTGTTTTTTTTTACGGGATTACATAACGACTATCATCGACCAAGCGACGATTTTGACAAAATCGATTACGGCGGTCTAACCCGGATAACCGATATGGTTTGTGATGTCACGTTTCAGTTGGCGACGCGTGCGGATCGACCGACGTACGCCGAAACGGACAAACGGGTACGGATTCGGCGGCAACGCATGGCTTTTCTTGGCGTTTCGCTTGAGGACAAACCAGATGGCGTCGTGGTCTCCTCCTTGACTCCCGACGGCCCCGCGGAGCGGGCCGGAATGAATTCGGGTGATGCGCTGGACCGGCTCGGAAACAAGGTGGTGCAGACGAAAGCGGAAGTGATTGAGGCGTTGCGAACCTACTCACCGGGTGATTCGGTAACGCTGCATGTGACCCGTGAAAGTCAGAAACTTGCAATCAACCTACGATTGGAATCTCGGCCCACTCCCTAGCAGGGATAGAGAACAAGTGCTTTGCCCCATCAAACTTCTGTATTTTTTCTTGCTGGCCCCAAAGAACTTGGCAAATCAGTCTTTACGCCTGAAGGAAC
This window contains:
- a CDS encoding M28 family peptidase, yielding MSRIAGVLRFSLLFFALSPIVFAERPITVAPELLWKIQQRADLEYLAGEELRGRGVDDDSIDVAAKYIANRFREAGLKTDLFQDQPFQKLEIPVGARAGEFANNQVRLQITPASQEPQGSNEQRQPVLDVVETLGEGMNPLAIGSVAGDYRGEVVFVGYGITAPKLGYDDYANVDAEGKAVILLRKEPGMMDPDSPFDGTKTTQHAFYQTKVENAIKHGAAAVLFVNDPGSIAASIVMAEDQIRRETVRRDAMRKQLEELPGEAIHLRETLRKRIESIGPIMEGLSQELEQCRRGVLATTEAGGFPVKISRSGIKNDKNKLAIPVLSIARDTIDLLLSRSLQRSLVEIENTIDQSYQPRSTLLSGVVVDLRVELKPANASTSNVVGEIPGRGDLASESIVLGAHYDHVGMGGYGSLAPGTVAIHNGADDNASGTVTVMAAAGLLSKRLQGIESHRRVVMIAFTGEERGLLGSRHYVDHPRFPLDSTVTMINLDMVGRLRDNELTIYGTGSGEGLDRLVENVNRQYQFDINPVQTGYGPSDHQSFYQAGIPVLFFFTGLHNDYHRPSDDFDKIDYGGLTRITDMVCDVTFQLATRADRPTYAETDKRVRIRRQRMAFLGVSLEDKPDGVVVSSLTPDGPAERAGMNSGDALDRLGNKVVQTKAEVIEALRTYSPGDSVTLHVTRESQKLAINLRLESRPTP